One genomic region from Sulfurimonas sp. encodes:
- a CDS encoding ATP-dependent DNA helicase: protein MFLVGYAGTGKSTTSKTILELLNTKYEEKEIMTCALSGIASQRIADTTGYESATIQSLLVKYEGRDYFPFGVVLIDEASMINSPLFARLMAKIHRDAIVIIVGDDAQLPPIGAGNVLSDVLSLELAPIVKLTKIYRQSEDQAITLIANDIRKGIVPEYRNTYEDFEFIDISIQNYYTLRNELSQTQLQELRENNSLQILTEIMHKVVESIDKARYRLNNKQIKEYLNYFQVITPMKGGTLGTNNLNKVLQEYFNPNPKKCLKKGGVEFRLMDKVVHTKNENMTSWSGDAFKTGEDSNQRRIFNGMSGLLFKIEEDDEQVFVFYPNEDVVVVYEYEEMKSHLMLSYALTIHKVQGMEYDIVVIPMTFSHFIMHNTKLIYTAITRAKHKCILIGESGAFESGCKKFEATRRDTVLLEL, encoded by the coding sequence TTGTTTTTAGTTGGTTATGCAGGAACAGGTAAAAGTACAACCTCAAAAACTATACTTGAGTTATTAAATACTAAATATGAAGAAAAAGAGATTATGACTTGTGCTTTAAGCGGCATAGCATCTCAAAGAATTGCTGATACGACAGGATATGAGAGTGCTACTATACAGAGCCTTTTAGTCAAATACGAAGGCAGAGATTACTTTCCTTTTGGAGTTGTTTTGATAGATGAAGCATCTATGATAAACTCTCCTCTCTTTGCTAGGTTAATGGCTAAAATTCACAGAGATGCTATTGTTATCATAGTTGGAGATGACGCACAACTTCCTCCCATAGGTGCTGGAAATGTTTTAAGTGATGTTCTTAGTTTGGAGTTAGCACCTATTGTAAAACTTACAAAGATATACAGACAAAGTGAAGACCAAGCTATAACACTCATAGCAAATGATATACGAAAAGGAATTGTTCCCGAGTATAGAAACACTTATGAAGATTTTGAGTTTATAGACATAAGCATACAAAATTATTACACACTTAGAAACGAACTTTCTCAAACACAACTTCAAGAGTTAAGAGAAAATAATTCACTTCAAATACTCACAGAGATAATGCATAAAGTTGTTGAGTCAATAGACAAAGCGAGATACAGACTTAACAATAAACAAATCAAAGAGTATCTAAATTATTTTCAAGTGATAACGCCTATGAAAGGTGGAACTTTGGGGACAAATAATTTAAACAAAGTTTTACAAGAATATTTCAATCCAAACCCGAAAAAATGTTTAAAAAAGGGTGGAGTTGAATTTAGACTAATGGATAAAGTCGTTCATACTAAAAATGAAAATATGACTTCATGGAGTGGTGATGCTTTTAAAACTGGGGAAGACTCAAATCAAAGACGAATTTTTAATGGTATGAGCGGACTACTTTTTAAGATAGAAGAAGATGATGAGCAAGTGTTTGTTTTTTACCCAAATGAAGATGTAGTAGTGGTTTATGAGTATGAAGAAATGAAATCGCATCTAATGTTGTCTTATGCTTTAACGATTCATAAAGTCCAAGGAATGGAGTACGATATAGTTGTGATTCCTATGACTTTTTCTCACTTTATCATGCATAATACAAAGCTTATTTATACGGCTATAACAAGAGCAAAACATAAGTGTATTCTTATTGGCGAGAGTGGGGCTTTTGAGAGTGGATGTAAAAAGTTTGAAGCAACTCGTAGAGATACTGTCCTTTTAGAATTATAA
- the amrA gene encoding AmmeMemoRadiSam system protein A produces MLDKVLLQIAKSAILNKLDKNYTFDENSILKEYPYLKKNGAVFVTLKYNKELRGCIGSIIAHRTLFDDLNHNAVSAGFSDPRFNSLTKQEFSSLNIEVSLLSEPKILEYTDYEDLLQKIRPNIDGLILKHSRFSGTFLPQVWEQLPTPSLFLEHLSMKAGATKSIYNEHPTIYTYQVEHIQEDFDEILCL; encoded by the coding sequence ATGCTTGATAAAGTTTTACTACAAATTGCAAAAAGTGCCATATTAAATAAACTAGATAAAAATTATACTTTTGATGAAAATAGTATTTTAAAAGAATATCCATATTTAAAAAAAAATGGAGCAGTTTTTGTAACTCTAAAATATAACAAAGAGTTAAGAGGTTGCATTGGTTCTATTATCGCACATAGAACACTTTTTGATGACCTTAATCATAATGCAGTTTCAGCAGGTTTTTCTGACCCTAGATTTAACTCTTTAACAAAACAAGAATTTTCATCTTTAAATATTGAAGTTTCTCTTTTAAGTGAGCCAAAAATTTTAGAGTACACGGATTATGAAGATTTACTACAAAAGATTAGACCAAATATAGATGGACTTATCTTAAAACATTCAAGATTTAGTGGTACATTTTTACCTCAGGTTTGGGAGCAATTACCGACACCAAGTCTTTTCTTGGAGCATCTAAGCATGAAGGCGGGAGCAACAAAAAGCATTTATAATGAGCATCCAACTATTTACACATATCAAGTTGAACACATCCAAGAAGATTTTGATGAAATACTTTGCCTATAA
- the amrS gene encoding AmmeMemoRadiSam system radical SAM enzyme produces the protein MKYFAYKDDNHITCLLCKHYCTLKEGKSAICGVNFNIDAKLVNKTYGHPSTLHIDPIEKKPLYHFLPSSSSLSIGTVGCNFSCPFCQNHSISQISVVDESVNYSPKDIVDLAFKHKTQSISYTYNEPTIWYPYAKDIGVLAKENGIKNVFVSSGYESKEVLQDMKSWVDAVNIDLKSFSHEYYKKVLKTDLDGVLASLIEFAHSDIWLEITTLIIPDINDSEDEIHKMAKFISLKLGVDIPWHLSAFHPDYKMLDTPRTSEASLQRVKEIAQSYGLKYIYLGNILNDNSTYCSQCNTKLIDRQGFKAQMLNIKNNKCIKCQSSIKGVF, from the coding sequence ATGAAATACTTTGCCTATAAAGATGATAACCATATAACTTGCCTTTTATGTAAACACTACTGCACTCTTAAAGAAGGCAAAAGTGCTATATGTGGAGTGAACTTTAACATAGATGCAAAGTTGGTAAATAAAACTTATGGACATCCAAGTACTTTGCATATTGACCCTATTGAGAAAAAGCCACTTTATCATTTTTTGCCTTCTTCTTCATCACTTTCTATTGGAACAGTTGGTTGTAACTTTTCTTGCCCTTTTTGTCAAAATCATTCCATATCTCAAATTTCTGTTGTTGATGAGAGCGTAAATTATTCTCCTAAAGATATAGTTGACTTAGCTTTTAAACATAAAACACAAAGTATAAGTTATACCTACAATGAGCCAACTATTTGGTACCCTTATGCAAAAGACATAGGAGTTTTAGCTAAAGAAAATGGAATCAAAAATGTGTTTGTATCGAGTGGTTATGAATCCAAAGAAGTTTTGCAAGATATGAAGAGTTGGGTAGATGCTGTTAATATCGACTTAAAAAGTTTTTCTCATGAGTATTACAAAAAGGTTTTAAAAACAGACTTAGATGGTGTTTTGGCATCTTTGATAGAGTTTGCTCATAGTGATATTTGGCTAGAAATAACAACTTTAATCATCCCAGATATTAATGACAGTGAAGATGAAATCCATAAAATGGCAAAGTTTATTTCTTTGAAATTAGGAGTAGATATACCTTGGCATCTAAGTGCTTTTCATCCTGATTATAAGATGCTTGACACTCCACGAACTAGTGAAGCGAGTTTGCAAAGAGTAAAAGAAATAGCGCAAAGTTATGGTTTAAAGTATATTTATCTTGGAAATATTTTAAATGATAATAGCACTTATTGTTCGCAATGTAATACTAAACTTATAGATAGACAGGGCTTTAAGGCACAGATGTTAAATATAAAAAACAACAAATGTATAAAGTGTCAAAGTAGCATAAAAGGAGTTTTTTAA
- the amrB gene encoding AmmeMemoRadiSam system protein B, translated as MKREMSVNGSFYPDAKVELHRYFEHFNKHLEEQNISTDAKQSRVVIVPHAGYVYSGYSANLAYKVLANSKIKNIVVIGPSHRVAFSGVSLCNFESYKTPLGDIHGSDLAQKLRDKFSLTCFDGAHKEHSTEVQFPFIKHYLDEVKIVELVYSQVDARFLSKIIDFVLEDENCGVIISTDLSHFYNQKEANSLDAICLDAIKNLDIDKLHSGCEACGITGVQAMMISAKKLSLDFSLLDYRTSADASGDSSRVVGYMSGYFNEKV; from the coding sequence ATGAAAAGAGAGATGAGTGTAAATGGTAGTTTTTATCCAGATGCTAAAGTGGAACTTCATAGATATTTTGAGCATTTTAACAAGCACCTTGAAGAACAAAATATAAGTACAGATGCAAAACAAAGTAGAGTTGTTATCGTTCCTCATGCTGGTTATGTTTACTCAGGATATAGTGCTAATCTTGCTTATAAAGTTTTAGCAAATAGTAAAATTAAAAATATTGTAGTGATAGGTCCTTCGCATAGAGTGGCGTTTAGTGGGGTAAGCCTTTGTAATTTTGAATCTTATAAAACTCCACTTGGAGATATACATGGAAGCGATTTAGCACAAAAGTTAAGAGATAAATTTTCTCTAACTTGTTTTGATGGCGCTCATAAAGAGCATAGTACAGAGGTGCAATTTCCTTTTATAAAACACTATCTTGATGAGGTTAAGATTGTTGAATTAGTTTATTCGCAAGTAGATGCCAGATTTCTTAGTAAAATAATAGATTTTGTTTTAGAAGATGAAAACTGTGGAGTTATTATAAGTACAGATTTAAGTCATTTTTACAATCAAAAAGAAGCAAATAGTTTAGATGCCATCTGCCTAGATGCGATAAAAAATCTAGATATTGACAAGCTTCATAGCGGATGTGAAGCTTGTGGAATTACAGGAGTTCAAGCGATGATGATTAGTGCAAAAAAACTCTCTTTAGATTTTTCTTTACTTGATTACAGAACAAGTGCAGATGCCAGTGGTGACAGTTCAAGAGTAGTTGGCTATATGAGTGGATATTTTAATGAAAAAGTCTAA
- a CDS encoding cupin domain-containing protein — MKKSNIFASIPTEIKEETFEEILSKDGVKIERIISDGHVTPDGKWYEQEDDEWVMLIQGEAILEFENSKEVKLFAGDYINIPALTKHRVSWTKPNFKTIWLAVHY, encoded by the coding sequence ATGAAAAAGTCTAATATTTTTGCATCTATCCCAACTGAGATAAAAGAAGAAACTTTTGAAGAAATATTGTCAAAAGATGGAGTAAAGATTGAACGAATTATTTCAGATGGACATGTAACGCCAGATGGAAAATGGTATGAACAAGAAGATGATGAGTGGGTTATGCTAATTCAAGGAGAAGCGATTTTAGAGTTTGAAAACTCTAAAGAAGTTAAACTTTTTGCTGGAGATTATATAAATATTCCAGCCTTAACTAAGCATAGAGTTTCTTGGACAAAGCCAAATTTTAAAACTATATGGTTAGCAGTGCATTACTAA
- a CDS encoding globin encodes MSNFKITSTIFGEKPDFPKPNPEFMKAIGGEKGMEELFDKFYDMVSESDIAHFFPQDKEEMNEVKKRNTLYFIEFFDGSKKYSSLAGKSMDVIDMHIGFSITEKARWAWLGVVEDLLEELDIDDSLKQGFWDTFESFSKWTVNRDTIVKSYEDLVQL; translated from the coding sequence ATGTCAAACTTTAAAATTACCTCAACTATTTTTGGTGAAAAACCAGATTTTCCTAAACCTAACCCTGAGTTTATGAAGGCTATTGGTGGAGAAAAAGGGATGGAAGAACTTTTTGATAAATTTTATGACATGGTGTCAGAGAGTGATATAGCACACTTTTTTCCTCAAGATAAAGAGGAAATGAATGAAGTTAAAAAACGAAATACTTTATACTTTATAGAGTTTTTTGATGGTTCAAAAAAATATTCAAGCCTTGCTGGTAAATCTATGGATGTTATCGATATGCATATAGGATTTTCTATAACTGAAAAAGCTAGATGGGCGTGGCTTGGAGTTGTAGAAGATTTACTAGAAGAACTTGATATCGATGATAGTTTAAAACAAGGTTTTTGGGATACATTCGAGAGCTTTAGTAAGTGGACTGTTAATCGCGACACTATTGTAAAATCATACGAAGATTTAGTACAACTTTAG
- a CDS encoding ABC transporter ATP-binding protein has translation MIKININTDILSLKLEINEGDFIALSGKSGSGKTTLLRVLAGLETAHGNIEVNGDSWLSDKVNLAPQKREIGFIFQDYALFTNMSVLKNLLYMNNDIKLATHLLDITELSTMKDRLPSTLSGGQKQRVALCRAMMNKPKLLLMDEPLSALDAQMRTKLQNELLTLHKEFKTTTIMVSHDPSEIYRLASRVVVLEDGKIINDGTPKDVLLRTSGSQKFSFSGQILEIKRVDAIFIAIIAIGQQLVEVVLSDSEAQGLEVSQMVEVSTKAFSPILSKINK, from the coding sequence ATGATAAAAATAAATATTAACACAGATATCCTCTCTTTAAAACTTGAGATAAATGAGGGTGACTTTATAGCTTTGAGTGGAAAAAGTGGAAGTGGTAAAACAACTCTTTTAAGAGTTTTAGCTGGACTTGAAACTGCACACGGAAATATTGAAGTAAATGGTGACTCTTGGCTAAGTGATAAAGTCAACCTTGCTCCACAAAAAAGAGAGATAGGTTTTATCTTTCAAGATTATGCTCTTTTTACAAATATGAGTGTTTTAAAAAATCTTCTCTATATGAACAATGACATAAAACTAGCGACTCATCTTTTAGACATTACAGAACTCTCTACAATGAAAGATAGACTTCCTTCCACTCTAAGTGGAGGGCAAAAACAAAGAGTTGCACTTTGTCGAGCTATGATGAACAAACCAAAACTTTTACTAATGGATGAACCTCTCTCAGCCCTAGATGCACAGATGCGGACTAAACTACAAAATGAACTTTTAACCCTACATAAAGAGTTTAAAACAACTACTATCATGGTAAGTCACGACCCAAGTGAGATATATAGACTTGCATCTAGAGTAGTAGTTTTAGAAGATGGGAAAATCATAAATGATGGAACTCCAAAAGATGTACTACTTAGAACTTCTGGAAGTCAAAAGTTTTCATTTTCGGGACAGATACTTGAGATAAAAAGAGTAGATGCCATCTTCATAGCCATCATTGCAATTGGTCAACAACTTGTTGAAGTTGTACTAAGTGATAGTGAAGCACAAGGTTTAGAAGTTTCTCAAATGGTTGAAGTTAGCACAAAAGCTTTTTCCCCTATACTAAGTAAAATAAATAAATAA
- a CDS encoding KilA-N domain-containing protein, translated as METIKVLENEVTVIKVQQQDYISLTDMLKAKDGDFFISDWLRNRNTVEYLGIWEKIHNPDFNYGEYAIIKSQVGLNSYKISVKEWANKTNAIGLVAKAGRYGGTYAHSDIAFEFGMWISAEFKIYLIKEFQRLKEQEQKQLGWDIKRNLTKINYRIHTDAIKNNIVPNLLNQSQVNFIYASEADILNVSLFGQTAKEFRDKNPKLKGNIRDTADVAQLVCLSNLESMNALFIQEGMSQAQRLIKLNQIAINQMKILYEDKTVQKLESENKQ; from the coding sequence ATGGAAACGATAAAAGTACTTGAGAATGAAGTTACAGTTATAAAAGTTCAGCAACAAGATTATATATCATTAACCGATATGTTAAAAGCAAAAGATGGTGATTTTTTTATATCGGACTGGCTTAGAAATAGAAATACTGTAGAATATTTAGGTATTTGGGAAAAGATTCATAATCCAGATTTTAATTACGGCGAATATGCCATAATTAAATCTCAAGTAGGGTTAAACAGCTACAAAATAAGTGTAAAAGAGTGGGCAAATAAAACCAACGCCATAGGATTAGTTGCAAAAGCTGGGCGATATGGCGGAACTTATGCACATAGTGATATAGCTTTTGAATTTGGTATGTGGATAAGTGCAGAGTTCAAGATTTATCTTATAAAAGAGTTTCAAAGACTAAAAGAACAAGAGCAAAAACAGTTAGGTTGGGATATAAAAAGAAACCTAACTAAGATAAACTATAGAATTCATACAGATGCTATTAAAAACAATATTGTTCCAAACCTACTCAACCAATCTCAAGTAAATTTTATATATGCTAGTGAAGCTGATATTTTAAATGTTTCCTTATTTGGACAAACTGCAAAAGAGTTCAGAGATAAAAATCCGAAATTAAAAGGAAATATAAGAGACACAGCAGATGTAGCGCAACTTGTATGCTTATCAAATCTTGAGAGTATGAATGCTTTGTTTATACAAGAGGGCATGAGTCAAGCTCAAAGACTTATAAAACTAAACCAAATAGCAATCAACCAAATGAAAATACTTTATGAAGATAAAACTGTACAAAAATTAGAAAGTGAAAATAAACAATGA
- a CDS encoding AAA family ATPase — protein MELVYLWVEDYKNIKKQGFNFSPRFECKFDDETKELTINEKKDYVSIFPENINVTAIVGENGSGKSSIQKLILLILYYFQFKDTTKEEDEEIYSRVELIKELHCTNMFLIFKPVDNICQTITFNIELEPSSKYEAIDEINTFTFYLNYMLDTLYDNSHDSWLHDIYHKTDDYGTPLLIQPNKSDGYEHTVHIDNIDSLINKRILENKGYATSIFSPNKCQIYMYTNFQNIFKYDNKKMAHYTLLNKLTRILNDCNFSSTDYDEIDKILEPFLENFDFEFCNLLYIYLKISRLDDTFDKEHLNLEYEGTGSLSKEALQRIDFTEVVNNFDYPEYKLKKIEEALEFHKESVYSNTNLITFLNGEKLDLSSMEEFYINLPSWIDIIFYDCNKSFKSLSSGEKLLFRLIIDITYQIKKIKEYYNGITICLDETELGLHPQWQKAYLKHILESIKIYVQNDFVINILFVTHSPFILSDLPKENVIFLKDGKQEYPFKDKQTFGANIHTLLSHGFFMDGGLMGEFAKGKINDIKVFYEKVNKSSNQIVDFQKEYNSNIKNFKHIQKIIGEAFLQTIIKNYLDELEQIFDNQNYSLRQREKLLGNFTKKELQEYLDKQ, from the coding sequence ATGGAACTGGTTTATTTATGGGTAGAAGATTATAAAAACATAAAAAAGCAAGGCTTTAATTTTTCGCCTAGATTTGAGTGTAAGTTTGATGATGAAACAAAAGAATTAACAATAAATGAAAAAAAAGATTATGTAAGTATATTTCCTGAGAATATAAATGTTACTGCTATAGTTGGTGAGAATGGGAGTGGAAAAAGTAGTATTCAAAAATTAATTTTATTGATTCTATACTATTTTCAATTCAAGGATACCACAAAAGAAGAAGATGAAGAAATATATAGTAGAGTGGAACTTATAAAAGAACTTCACTGTACAAATATGTTTTTAATCTTTAAACCTGTAGACAATATTTGCCAAACAATAACTTTTAACATAGAATTAGAACCAAGCAGTAAATATGAAGCAATAGATGAAATAAATACCTTTACATTTTACTTAAACTATATGCTTGACACCCTTTATGATAATAGTCATGATAGTTGGTTGCATGATATATATCATAAAACAGATGATTACGGCACACCGTTATTAATTCAACCAAATAAATCGGATGGATATGAGCATACTGTTCATATAGATAATATTGATTCATTAATAAATAAACGCATTTTAGAAAACAAAGGCTATGCAACTAGTATATTTAGTCCAAATAAATGTCAAATTTACATGTATACAAATTTTCAAAATATATTTAAATATGATAATAAAAAAATGGCTCATTATACATTACTTAATAAACTAACTAGAATACTTAATGACTGTAATTTTTCTAGTACTGACTATGATGAAATAGATAAAATATTAGAACCATTTCTTGAAAATTTTGATTTTGAGTTTTGTAATTTATTATATATATACTTAAAAATATCCAGATTAGATGATACGTTTGATAAGGAACATCTTAACTTAGAATATGAGGGAACGGGGTCTCTTAGCAAAGAAGCTCTTCAAAGAATTGATTTTACAGAGGTAGTAAATAACTTTGACTATCCAGAATATAAACTTAAGAAAATCGAAGAAGCATTAGAGTTTCATAAAGAAAGTGTTTATAGCAATACTAATTTAATAACCTTTCTAAACGGTGAGAAATTAGATTTATCCAGCATGGAAGAATTTTACATTAACCTACCATCATGGATTGATATAATATTTTATGATTGTAACAAATCTTTTAAGTCATTAAGTAGTGGAGAAAAACTACTTTTTAGACTTATTATTGATATTACATATCAAATAAAGAAAATTAAGGAATATTATAATGGTATTACAATTTGTCTTGATGAAACAGAATTGGGGCTTCACCCTCAATGGCAAAAAGCCTATCTAAAACATATTTTAGAATCTATAAAAATTTATGTACAAAATGATTTTGTTATAAATATACTTTTTGTTACACACTCTCCATTTATATTATCAGATTTACCAAAAGAAAATGTAATATTTTTAAAAGATGGGAAGCAGGAATATCCATTTAAAGATAAACAAACTTTCGGAGCAAATATCCACACTCTCTTATCTCACGGCTTTTTTATGGATGGTGGACTTATGGGTGAGTTTGCAAAAGGTAAAATAAATGATATTAAAGTATTTTATGAAAAAGTAAACAAGAGTTCTAACCAAATAGTAGATTTTCAAAAAGAATATAATAGCAATATAAAAAACTTTAAACATATCCAAAAGATAATAGGTGAAGCATTTTTACAAACTATTATAAAAAACTATTTAGATGAATTAGAGCAAATATTTGATAATCAAAATTATAGCTTACGACAAAGAGAAAAACTTCTTGGTAACTTTACAAAAAAAGAACTACAAGAATATCTGGATAAACAATGA
- a CDS encoding type II toxin-antitoxin system Phd/YefM family antitoxin, producing MVSYATNELIPSSEFAKRFGSYLAQIKGNTVEKLAILKNNKVEAVIVSKDEYEAMQEALKKQEAQEIMTSIQKGLDDIHNAKVKPIGTLWNEL from the coding sequence ATGGTATCATATGCTACAAATGAACTTATCCCATCATCTGAGTTTGCTAAAAGATTTGGAAGTTACTTAGCGCAGATAAAAGGCAATACAGTAGAAAAACTAGCTATTTTAAAAAACAACAAAGTTGAAGCAGTCATTGTCTCAAAAGATGAATATGAAGCGATGCAAGAAGCTCTTAAAAAGCAAGAAGCACAAGAAATCATGACATCAATCCAAAAAGGTTTAGACGATATACACAATGCTAAAGTAAAACCAATAGGCACATTGTGGAATGAGTTGTGA
- the modB gene encoding molybdate ABC transporter permease subunit: protein MLEILSNLELAPFLLSFKLASITTFILLILCLPFAWWLSQTNSKSKPLLEALTALPIVLPPSVIGFYILIALSKNSPIGAFFDEYFGIDLVFNFNGLVIASCFYSLPFMVQPLQSGFETVNKNMLEASYISGKSKFETILKVALPNMKPALISAIIITFAHTVGEFGVVLMVGGSIPDETKVASVAIYEMVEIMDYSSAHIYSAILLLMSFLVLLSVYIFNHKQKKNFL from the coding sequence GTGCTTGAAATCCTAAGTAACCTCGAACTAGCTCCTTTTTTACTCTCTTTTAAATTAGCTAGTATTACTACTTTTATACTTTTAATACTTTGTTTGCCTTTTGCTTGGTGGCTCTCTCAAACAAACTCAAAGAGTAAACCTTTACTAGAAGCTTTAACTGCCCTTCCAATAGTTCTTCCGCCATCTGTTATAGGTTTTTATATCTTAATCGCTCTTTCAAAAAACTCTCCTATTGGTGCTTTTTTTGATGAGTACTTTGGTATAGATTTGGTTTTTAACTTTAACGGACTTGTAATTGCAAGTTGTTTTTACTCTCTTCCATTTATGGTGCAACCTCTTCAAAGTGGTTTTGAAACAGTAAACAAAAACATGCTTGAAGCTTCATATATTAGTGGAAAAAGTAAGTTTGAGACCATTTTAAAAGTAGCCCTGCCAAACATGAAACCTGCTCTCATAAGTGCCATAATCATAACTTTTGCTCACACAGTTGGAGAATTTGGCGTAGTTTTAATGGTAGGTGGAAGCATCCCAGATGAAACAAAAGTAGCATCTGTTGCGATATATGAAATGGTAGAAATAATGGACTACTCTTCTGCGCATATCTATAGTGCTATCTTGCTTCTTATGAGCTTTTTAGTGCTTCTTAGTGTTTATATTTTTAATCATAAGCAGAAAAAGAATTTTTTATGA
- a CDS encoding TOBE domain-containing protein — translation MNTFKATITKIQNVECLNIVNFDFAEHNLSMMSLDLSKNLQVGSEVEVTAKSTHIAIAKNFEGTLSYSNQLSAKIISINEAQLLTSIQLSCSDTICESVITTSSSQRMNLQVNDNVTLLIKASELSIKRVL, via the coding sequence ATGAATACCTTTAAAGCAACAATCACAAAGATTCAAAATGTTGAGTGTTTAAATATTGTAAATTTTGACTTTGCCGAACATAATCTTAGTATGATGAGTTTAGACTTAAGTAAAAACTTACAAGTTGGGAGTGAGGTTGAAGTAACTGCAAAATCAACTCATATTGCAATAGCCAAGAATTTTGAAGGCACTCTTAGCTACTCAAATCAACTGAGCGCTAAAATCATCTCTATCAACGAAGCACAACTCTTAACTAGCATACAACTTTCTTGCTCAGACACAATATGTGAAAGTGTTATAACAACTAGCTCATCACAAAGAATGAACTTACAAGTGAACGATAATGTCACTCTTCTTATAAAAGCTAGTGAACTGTCCATAAAAAGAGTTTTATAG
- the modA gene encoding molybdate ABC transporter substrate-binding protein produces MQKLFFIFLISFSLLNASSIKVAVAANVSYAIKDLTKEFNKRFPNIKVKIILGSSGKLTAQISHGAPYQVFISADMKYPDALYKQKIAITKPKVYALGSLALFSHKKMDLSAGIYALKRANISKIALANPKTAPYGIAAKEALTNAKIYKNLKSKFVYGESISQTVSYAVSATDAGIIAMSSLYSKNMKHYKRKENWIEIDSKLYTPIKQGIVLLQENKDARDFYNFLLSKDAKKIFQLYGYKTP; encoded by the coding sequence ATGCAAAAACTATTTTTCATTTTTTTAATAAGCTTTTCTTTACTTAATGCAAGTAGCATAAAAGTAGCAGTTGCGGCAAATGTAAGTTATGCCATAAAAGATTTAACAAAAGAATTTAACAAAAGATTTCCAAATATAAAAGTCAAAATAATTCTTGGAAGCAGTGGTAAACTAACCGCACAAATCAGCCATGGCGCTCCTTATCAAGTCTTTATATCAGCAGATATGAAGTATCCAGATGCTTTATATAAACAAAAGATTGCCATTACAAAACCTAAGGTTTATGCTCTTGGCTCATTAGCACTTTTTTCACATAAAAAGATGGATTTAAGTGCTGGCATCTATGCCTTAAAAAGAGCAAATATATCTAAAATAGCTCTAGCAAATCCAAAAACTGCTCCTTATGGCATAGCGGCAAAAGAGGCTTTAACAAATGCTAAAATATACAAAAATTTAAAGAGTAAGTTTGTATATGGTGAGTCCATTTCTCAAACTGTATCTTACGCTGTAAGTGCAACAGATGCTGGCATTATAGCTATGTCATCACTCTACTCTAAAAATATGAAACATTATAAAAGAAAAGAAAATTGGATAGAGATAGACTCAAAACTCTATACTCCCATAAAACAAGGCATAGTTTTACTGCAAGAAAACAAAGATGCACGAGATTTTTATAACTTCTTACTATCTAAGGATGCTAAAAAAATATTTCAACTATATGGATATAAAACGCCATGA
- a CDS encoding gluconate 2-dehydrogenase subunit 3 family protein codes for MNLKKRRRFLKLSALGLSTCLFTSTGLVASSTIDTLALVQQDLYGDFKDAPKFDELNARAYLSLILTHTKVSDSSKEYIKNGARWLEEEAKLLYKKSYISLDFKERQKTLKSISKEEWGEEWIYEMLSFVYEALLGDTIYGINKNESGWKWLNHVSGLPRPKKVLL; via the coding sequence ATGAATTTAAAAAAAAGACGCAGATTTTTAAAGCTAAGTGCCTTAGGTTTAAGCACTTGTTTGTTTACTTCAACTGGGCTTGTAGCATCTAGTACCATAGATACTTTAGCTCTTGTTCAACAAGATTTATATGGGGATTTTAAAGATGCTCCAAAGTTTGATGAGTTAAATGCAAGAGCATATTTGAGCCTTATTTTAACACATACAAAAGTGAGTGATAGTTCAAAAGAGTATATAAAAAATGGGGCAAGATGGTTAGAAGAAGAGGCTAAGCTACTTTATAAAAAGTCATATATTTCATTAGATTTTAAAGAACGCCAAAAAACTTTAAAATCCATTTCAAAAGAAGAGTGGGGCGAAGAGTGGATATATGAGATGCTCTCTTTTGTATATGAAGCACTTTTAGGCGATACTATTTATGGCATCAACAAAAATGAAAGTGGCTGGAAATGGTTGAATCATGTTTCAGGATTACCACGACCAAAAAAGGTACTTTTATGA